In the Streptomyces sp. NBC_00525 genome, one interval contains:
- a CDS encoding aldo/keto reductase: MTGTPLPALPLGTTGMEISRLGFGSWAVSGSGWQFGWGPTDDAESIAAIRHAIDSGVNWIDTAAVYGLGHSEELVGKAVAPLPEGERPYLFTKAGLVWDPDNPTAAPRRIMRPDSVRREIEDSLRRLGVERIDLYQVHWPDTGESLEYVGEGNGPVSANATPLEEYWQVMADLKAEGKVRAIGLSNHSPEQLAAAERISHVDVVQPPFSAIRRSAADEIAWAHAHGTGVIVYSPLQSGLLTGAFSAERAATLPADDWRAVHSDFTTGLPANLRLVDALRPVAQRHGATVAEIALAWVLAWPGITGAIVGARKPGQVDGWIGAGSVRLDASDLAEIATAITTSGAGTGPARH, from the coding sequence ATGACCGGCACCCCTCTTCCCGCTCTTCCCCTCGGCACCACCGGTATGGAGATCAGCCGTCTCGGCTTCGGCTCCTGGGCGGTGTCCGGCTCCGGCTGGCAGTTCGGCTGGGGCCCCACCGACGACGCCGAGTCGATCGCCGCCATCCGGCACGCGATCGACTCGGGCGTCAACTGGATCGACACGGCCGCCGTGTACGGCCTGGGCCACTCCGAGGAGCTGGTCGGCAAGGCCGTCGCCCCGCTCCCGGAGGGCGAACGCCCGTACCTCTTCACCAAGGCCGGCCTGGTCTGGGACCCGGACAACCCGACGGCCGCGCCCCGCCGGATCATGCGGCCGGACAGTGTGCGCCGGGAGATCGAGGACTCGCTGCGCCGGCTGGGCGTCGAGCGGATCGACCTGTACCAGGTGCACTGGCCGGACACCGGCGAGTCCCTGGAGTACGTGGGCGAGGGCAACGGGCCGGTCTCCGCGAACGCCACCCCGCTGGAGGAGTACTGGCAGGTCATGGCCGACCTCAAGGCCGAGGGCAAGGTGCGGGCCATCGGCCTGTCCAACCACTCGCCGGAGCAGCTGGCCGCCGCGGAGCGGATCAGCCACGTCGACGTCGTGCAGCCGCCGTTCTCGGCGATCCGGCGTTCCGCCGCCGACGAGATCGCCTGGGCGCACGCTCACGGCACGGGCGTCATCGTGTACTCGCCGCTCCAGTCCGGGCTGCTGACCGGCGCGTTCTCCGCCGAGCGGGCCGCCACGCTGCCGGCCGACGACTGGCGGGCCGTGCACAGTGACTTCACCACCGGGCTGCCGGCCAACCTCCGGCTCGTGGACGCGCTCCGCCCCGTCGCCCAGCGGCACGGCGCCACCGTCGCGGAGATCGCCCTCGCCTGGGTCCTCGCCTGGCCCGGCATCACCGGCGCGATCGTCGGCGCCCGCAAGCCCGGCCAGGTCGACGGCTGGATCGGCGCCGGCTCGGTGCGGCTGGACGCGTCCGACCTGGCGGAGATCGCGACCGCCATC